One Rhizoctonia solani chromosome 2, complete sequence DNA segment encodes these proteins:
- a CDS encoding clathrin adaptor complex small chain has protein sequence MHNLEEVAAAAGNVVGVVEEEKTAVPVRYQVQGVSLLSSVLRGPVTLVVRAEPHVWDLGLGYKCGLNHHMIRFILVQNRQGKTRLSKWYVPFEDDEKVRLRGEVHRLVAPRDQKYQSNFVEFRNYKVVYRRYAGLFFCVCVDANDNELAYLEAIHLFVEVLECCELDLVFNFYKVYAILDECSLRARLRKPARRCHGTIGGAGEIRMSLGLGNLDPVHYIILICTTMCVPRH, from the exons ATGCACAATCTCGAGGAGGTGGCGGCCGCGGCCGGAAACGTGGTCGGGGTCGTGGAAGAGGAGAAAACGGCGGTGCCCGTACGGTACCAGGTTCAGGGAGTTAGCCTTCTCTCCT CCGTGCTACGTGGTCCCGTCACTCTTGTTGTACGAGCTGAACCACATGTATGGGATCTCGGATTAGGTTACAAGTGCG GCCTCAACCACCACATGATTCGATTCATATTGGTTCAG AACAGACAAGGAAAAACACGTTTATCCAAATGGTACGTGCCGTTCGAGGACGACGAGAAG GTTCGGCTTCGAGGAGAGGTCCACAGATTGGTTGCTCCCAGGGACCAAAAGTACCAATCCAATTTTGTGGAA TTCCGAAACTACAAGGTCGTATACAGGAGATACGCTGGGTTGTTCTTCTGCGTATGTGTAGACGCCAACGACAATGAGCTAGCATACCTTGAAGCCATCCACCTATTTGTCGAAGTCCTTG AATGTTGTGAGCTTGACCTTGTCTTCAACTTCTACAAG GTCTACGCTATTCTTGACGAGTGTTCCTTGCGGGCGAGATTGAGGAAACCAGCAAGACGTTGTCATGGCACGATTGGAGGAGCTGGAGAAATTAGAATGAGCCTGGGCCTAGGAAATTTGGACCCCGTACACTACATTATCTTAATATGTACAACCATGTGCGTTCCGCGCCATTAG
- a CDS encoding Zinc finger, C2HC5-type protein encodes MSKNKTTSTAWASKKQGGGSLTSDLLTPRRPSPAPTQSQSKRSKGPSSPAGLPKSAELAHELSHYVPICIHCGIVLCSLHNPALPCPSCSSPLLPPATRNALLLQLQEELALQIRKEDEKIAEEMRIAKEIELHNSGGGNFPTLTGKPDSKPAQNLPRKVISIGSGKKATVSTFISVPLHPYRLQIVEELHQLKSEYRRHHKRLYASS; translated from the exons ATGAGCAAGAATAAGACGACGTCAACAGCCTGGGCAAGCAAGAAACAGGGTGGGGGCTCATTAACATCTGACCTCCTCACACCTCGGAGACCGTCTCCGGCGCCAACACAGAGCCAGTCGAAGCGTTCAAAGGGCCCATCATCGCCTGCAGGGCTACCAAAGAGCGCTGAA CTCGCCCACGAACTCTCACATTATGTCCCCATTTGCATCCACTGCGGCATCGTATTATGCTCGCTACATAACCCTGCCCTCCCTTGCCCCTCGTGCTCGAGTCCACTTTTGCCTCCTGCGACCAGAAACGCGCTCCTCCTCCAGCTCCAAGAAGAGCTCGCCCTGCAGATTCGTAAAGAAGACGAGAAAATAGCCGAGGAAATGAGGATAGCAAAGGAAATAGAACTTCATAACAGTGGTGGCGGCAATTTCCCTACTCTCACAGGAAAACCCGACTCTAAGCCCGCGCAAAACCTTCCTAGGAAAGTCATTAGCATTGGTTCAGGGAAAAAGGCCACCGTTTCAACATTTATATCCGTCCCTCTCCATCCGTATCGACTCCAAATAGTGGAAGAACTTCACCAGTTGAAGAGCGAATACCGCCGCCACCACAAACGGCTATATGCATCGAGCTAG